From a single Nicotiana tomentosiformis chromosome 2, ASM39032v3, whole genome shotgun sequence genomic region:
- the LOC104087953 gene encoding uncharacterized protein: MTRPVLFGCLTRWSIFFNQYEIIYTPQKAVKGQALIDFLADHPLPVEWELSDEFPDEDILFVEESPRWTIFFDGSACRNGAGASVVLISPERPVLPFSFVLGETCSNNVAEYQALIIGLEMALDMKILQLGIYDIKKEDLLPYHQYASCLLERFDQLLLNHVPREENSMADALANLGTTMALGENESTKIHMIEEEDWRQPLIEYLEHGKLPEDPRQRTDIKRRAP; this comes from the exons ATGACTCGACCTGTTCTTTTTGGATGCCTAACAAGATGGTCCATATTTTTTAACCAATATGAGATCATATACACACCTCAAAAGGCTGTGAAAGGACAAGCACTCATCGATTTTCTAGCTGATCACCCTCTTCCGGTGGAATGGGAGCTTTCTGATGAGTTTCCAGATGAAGATATTTTGTTCGTTGAAGAATCGCCACGATGGACAATATTCTTTGATGGATCCGCATGTCGGAACGGTGCAGGGGCAAGTGTTGTGTTGATCTCTCCAGAAAGACCAGTCTTGCCATTCTCCTTTGTTTTAGGTGAAACATGCTCCAACAATGTTGCAGAGTACCAAGCTTTGATCATCGGTCTTGAAATGGCATTAGACATGAAGATTCTACAGTTGGGGATTTACGATATAAAGAAGGAAGATCTTTTGCCATACCACCAATATGCTTCTTGTTTACTCGAAAGATTTGACCAATTGCTCTTAAACCACGTCCCAAGAGAAGAAAATAGCATGGCTGATGCTTTGGCTAACTTGGGCACGACGATGGCACTTGGAGAGAATGAGTCAACAAAGATACAT ATGATTGAAGAAGAGGATTGGAGGCAACCATTGATAGAGTACCTTGAACATGGAAAGTTACCTGAGGATCCACGACAAAGAACAGACATCAAGCGAAGGGCACCATGA